The following are encoded together in the Gadus chalcogrammus isolate NIFS_2021 chromosome 2, NIFS_Gcha_1.0, whole genome shotgun sequence genome:
- the mgrn1b gene encoding E3 ubiquitin-protein ligase MGRN1b isoform X4 — translation MGSILSRRIAGVEDIDIQANSAYRFPPKSGNYFASHFFMGGEKFDTPHPEGYLFGENMDLNFLGNRPVQFPYVTPAPHEPVKTLRSLVNIRKDSLRLVRYKDDADSPTEEEAKPKVLYGVEFTFDADARVAITLYCQAFEEFSNGMAAYNPKSPLLVSETVHYKRGVSQQFSMPSFKIDFSDWKEEDLNFDLDRGVFPMVIQAVVDEGDDCLGHAHVLLAAFERHVDGSFSVKPLKQKQIVDRVSYLLQEIYGIENKNNQETKPSDDENSDNSNECVVCLSDLRDTLILPCRHLCLCNSCADTLRYQANNCPICRLPFRALLQIRAVRKKPGALSPVSFSPVLAQTMDHDEHSSSDSVPPGFEPISLLEALNGLRSISPANPSAPLYDDINFSGGGGGGESRALSSPEHLSDSGSLQKSKVSKSPDSTLRSPSSPIQEEDEEKLSEMSDAQPNPLLSSSPAPTEATGVEDVAESLSPDDEEEEEEEEEEEEERPHSREEILQDCISEHSSLTKTESDPPGDLSLPGYSLTTHAKVTVYSTVQTFAAKFTSYCQLPAADNLQWFGLTPASSSESTESLKSQSTNCSSQPLLSSPRNSFHLEDEHH, via the exons ATGGGGTCCATCCTGAGTCGTAGAATCGCCGGAGTTGAGGATATAGATATCCAAGCCAATTCGGCATACCGATTTCCACCTAAATCAG GGAATTATTTTGCCAGCCATTTCTTCATGGGAGGGGAGAAATTCGACACACCACATCCAGAAGGCTACCTTTTTGGAGAGAACATGGACCTCAATTTCCTTGGAAACAGGCCTGTGCAG TTTCCATACGTTACCCCAGCTCCTCATGAgccggtgaaaactctacgcaGTCTGGTCAACATCAGGAAGGATTCTCTGCGTTTAGTCAG GTACAAAGATGATGCGGATTcgcccacggaggaggaggcaaaGCCCAAGGTGCTTTATGGCGTGGAGTTCACCTTCGACGCTGATGCCCGTGTCGCCATCACGCTGTACTGCCAGGCCTTTGAGGAGTTCTCCAACGGGATGGCCGC GTACAACCCAAAGAGTCCGCTTCTGGTGTCCGAAACTGTACACTACAAACGAGGCGTGAGCCAGCAGTTCTCCATGCCGTCTTTCAAAATAGACTTCAGCGATTGGAAAGAAGAAGAT CTGAACTTTGACCTAGACCGGGGTGTATTTCCAATGGTCATCCAGGCAGTGGTGGATGAAGGGGATG ATTGCTTGGGCCATGCCCATGTACTCCTTGCTGCGTTTGAAAGA CATGTTGATGGCAGCTTCTCTGTCAAGCCCCTGAAACAGAAGCAAATT GTCGACCGTGTGAGCTACCTGCTCCAGGAGATCTACGGCATTGAGAACAAGAATAACCAGGAAACAAAG ccgtCAGACGACGAGAACAGCGACAACAGCAACGAGTGCGTGGTGTGTCTCTCGGATCTGCGCGACACACTCATCCTCCCCTGCAGGCACCTGTGTCTGTGCAACTCCTGCGCCGACACGCTCCGTTACCAGGCCAACAACTGTCCAATATGCCGACTGC CGTTCCGAGCCTTGCTGCAGATCCGAGCGGTGCGGAAGAAACCCGGAGCACTGTCGCCCGTTTCCTTCAGCCCCGTGCTGGCCCAGACGATGGACCACGACGAGCACTCC aGCTCCGACTCGGTGCCCCCGGGCTTCGAGCCCATCTCCCTGCTGGAGGCGCTGAACGGCCTGCGGTCCATCTCGCCCGCCAACCCGTCCGCCCCGCTCTACGACGACATCAACTtttccggcggcggcggcggcggtgaaaGCCGAGCCCTCAGCTCCCCGGAGCATCTCAGCGACAGCGGCAGTCTGCAGAAGAGCAAAGTCAGCAAGTCCCCAGACAG CACCTTGAGGTCCCCGTCCTCTCCCATccaagaggaggacgaggagaagcTGTCGGAGATGTCCGACGCCCAGCCCAACCCGCTGCTGTCCAGCAGTCCCGCTCCAACCGAG GCCACGGGCGTGGAGGATGTGGCCGAGTCGCTGTCCCCGGACGACG aggaggaggaggaagaggaggaagaggaggaggaggagcggcctCACTCCCGAGAGGAGATCCTCCAGGACTGCATCAGCGAACACAGTAGCCTGACCAAGACGGAGAGCGACCCGCCCGGAGACCTCTCCCTGCCAG GTTACTCTCTAACAACGCATGCAAAAGTCACGGTGTACTCTACTGTGCAGACATTTGCTGCAAAATTCACATCCTATTGTCAGCTTCCAGCAGCAGACAACCTCCAATGGTTTGGCCTAACACCTGCAA gttCGTCCGAGTCCACGGAGAGCCTGAAGAGCCAGAGCACGAACTGCTCCAGCCAGCCGCTCCTCTCGTCTCCCAGGAACAGCTTCCACTTGGAGGACGAGCACCACTGA
- the mgrn1b gene encoding E3 ubiquitin-protein ligase MGRN1b isoform X2 — MGSILSRRIAGVEDIDIQANSAYRFPPKSGNYFASHFFMGGEKFDTPHPEGYLFGENMDLNFLGNRPVQFPYVTPAPHEPVKTLRSLVNIRKDSLRLVRYKDDADSPTEEEAKPKVLYGVEFTFDADARVAITLYCQAFEEFSNGMAAYNPKSPLLVSETVHYKRGVSQQFSMPSFKIDFSDWKEEDLNFDLDRGVFPMVIQAVVDEGDDCLGHAHVLLAAFERHVDGSFSVKPLKQKQIVDRVSYLLQEIYGIENKNNQETKPSDDENSDNSNECVVCLSDLRDTLILPCRHLCLCNSCADTLRYQANNCPICRLPFRALLQIRAVRKKPGALSPVSFSPVLAQTMDHDEHSSSDSVPPGFEPISLLEALNGLRSISPANPSAPLYDDINFSGGGGGGESRALSSPEHLSDSGSLQKSKVSKSPDSSTLRSPSSPIQEEDEEKLSEMSDAQPNPLLSSSPAPTEATGVEDVAESLSPDDEEEEEEEEEEEEERPHSREEILQDCISEHSSLTKTESDPPGDLSLPGYSLTTHAKVTVYSTVQTFAAKFTSYCQLPAADNLQWFGLTPASSSESTESLKSQSTNCSSQPLLSSPRNSFHLEDEHH, encoded by the exons ATGGGGTCCATCCTGAGTCGTAGAATCGCCGGAGTTGAGGATATAGATATCCAAGCCAATTCGGCATACCGATTTCCACCTAAATCAG GGAATTATTTTGCCAGCCATTTCTTCATGGGAGGGGAGAAATTCGACACACCACATCCAGAAGGCTACCTTTTTGGAGAGAACATGGACCTCAATTTCCTTGGAAACAGGCCTGTGCAG TTTCCATACGTTACCCCAGCTCCTCATGAgccggtgaaaactctacgcaGTCTGGTCAACATCAGGAAGGATTCTCTGCGTTTAGTCAG GTACAAAGATGATGCGGATTcgcccacggaggaggaggcaaaGCCCAAGGTGCTTTATGGCGTGGAGTTCACCTTCGACGCTGATGCCCGTGTCGCCATCACGCTGTACTGCCAGGCCTTTGAGGAGTTCTCCAACGGGATGGCCGC GTACAACCCAAAGAGTCCGCTTCTGGTGTCCGAAACTGTACACTACAAACGAGGCGTGAGCCAGCAGTTCTCCATGCCGTCTTTCAAAATAGACTTCAGCGATTGGAAAGAAGAAGAT CTGAACTTTGACCTAGACCGGGGTGTATTTCCAATGGTCATCCAGGCAGTGGTGGATGAAGGGGATG ATTGCTTGGGCCATGCCCATGTACTCCTTGCTGCGTTTGAAAGA CATGTTGATGGCAGCTTCTCTGTCAAGCCCCTGAAACAGAAGCAAATT GTCGACCGTGTGAGCTACCTGCTCCAGGAGATCTACGGCATTGAGAACAAGAATAACCAGGAAACAAAG ccgtCAGACGACGAGAACAGCGACAACAGCAACGAGTGCGTGGTGTGTCTCTCGGATCTGCGCGACACACTCATCCTCCCCTGCAGGCACCTGTGTCTGTGCAACTCCTGCGCCGACACGCTCCGTTACCAGGCCAACAACTGTCCAATATGCCGACTGC CGTTCCGAGCCTTGCTGCAGATCCGAGCGGTGCGGAAGAAACCCGGAGCACTGTCGCCCGTTTCCTTCAGCCCCGTGCTGGCCCAGACGATGGACCACGACGAGCACTCC aGCTCCGACTCGGTGCCCCCGGGCTTCGAGCCCATCTCCCTGCTGGAGGCGCTGAACGGCCTGCGGTCCATCTCGCCCGCCAACCCGTCCGCCCCGCTCTACGACGACATCAACTtttccggcggcggcggcggcggtgaaaGCCGAGCCCTCAGCTCCCCGGAGCATCTCAGCGACAGCGGCAGTCTGCAGAAGAGCAAAGTCAGCAAGTCCCCAGACAG caGCACCTTGAGGTCCCCGTCCTCTCCCATccaagaggaggacgaggagaagcTGTCGGAGATGTCCGACGCCCAGCCCAACCCGCTGCTGTCCAGCAGTCCCGCTCCAACCGAG GCCACGGGCGTGGAGGATGTGGCCGAGTCGCTGTCCCCGGACGACG aggaggaggaggaagaggaggaagaggaggaggaggagcggcctCACTCCCGAGAGGAGATCCTCCAGGACTGCATCAGCGAACACAGTAGCCTGACCAAGACGGAGAGCGACCCGCCCGGAGACCTCTCCCTGCCAG GTTACTCTCTAACAACGCATGCAAAAGTCACGGTGTACTCTACTGTGCAGACATTTGCTGCAAAATTCACATCCTATTGTCAGCTTCCAGCAGCAGACAACCTCCAATGGTTTGGCCTAACACCTGCAA gttCGTCCGAGTCCACGGAGAGCCTGAAGAGCCAGAGCACGAACTGCTCCAGCCAGCCGCTCCTCTCGTCTCCCAGGAACAGCTTCCACTTGGAGGACGAGCACCACTGA
- the mgrn1b gene encoding E3 ubiquitin-protein ligase MGRN1b isoform X3, with protein sequence MGSILSRRIAGVEDIDIQANSAYRFPPKSGNYFASHFFMGGEKFDTPHPEGYLFGENMDLNFLGNRPVQFPYVTPAPHEPVKTLRSLVNIRKDSLRLVRYKDDADSPTEEEAKPKVLYGVEFTFDADARVAITLYCQAFEEFSNGMAAYNPKSPLLVSETVHYKRGVSQQFSMPSFKIDFSDWKEEDLNFDLDRGVFPMVIQAVVDEGDDCLGHAHVLLAAFERHVDGSFSVKPLKQKQIVDRVSYLLQEIYGIENKNNQETKPSDDENSDNSNECVVCLSDLRDTLILPCRHLCLCNSCADTLRYQANNCPICRLPFRALLQIRAVRKKPGALSPVSFSPVLAQTMDHDEHSQSSDSVPPGFEPISLLEALNGLRSISPANPSAPLYDDINFSGGGGGGESRALSSPEHLSDSGSLQKSKVSKSPDSTLRSPSSPIQEEDEEKLSEMSDAQPNPLLSSSPAPTEATGVEDVAESLSPDDEEEEEEEEEEEEERPHSREEILQDCISEHSSLTKTESDPPGDLSLPGYSLTTHAKVTVYSTVQTFAAKFTSYCQLPAADNLQWFGLTPASSSESTESLKSQSTNCSSQPLLSSPRNSFHLEDEHH encoded by the exons ATGGGGTCCATCCTGAGTCGTAGAATCGCCGGAGTTGAGGATATAGATATCCAAGCCAATTCGGCATACCGATTTCCACCTAAATCAG GGAATTATTTTGCCAGCCATTTCTTCATGGGAGGGGAGAAATTCGACACACCACATCCAGAAGGCTACCTTTTTGGAGAGAACATGGACCTCAATTTCCTTGGAAACAGGCCTGTGCAG TTTCCATACGTTACCCCAGCTCCTCATGAgccggtgaaaactctacgcaGTCTGGTCAACATCAGGAAGGATTCTCTGCGTTTAGTCAG GTACAAAGATGATGCGGATTcgcccacggaggaggaggcaaaGCCCAAGGTGCTTTATGGCGTGGAGTTCACCTTCGACGCTGATGCCCGTGTCGCCATCACGCTGTACTGCCAGGCCTTTGAGGAGTTCTCCAACGGGATGGCCGC GTACAACCCAAAGAGTCCGCTTCTGGTGTCCGAAACTGTACACTACAAACGAGGCGTGAGCCAGCAGTTCTCCATGCCGTCTTTCAAAATAGACTTCAGCGATTGGAAAGAAGAAGAT CTGAACTTTGACCTAGACCGGGGTGTATTTCCAATGGTCATCCAGGCAGTGGTGGATGAAGGGGATG ATTGCTTGGGCCATGCCCATGTACTCCTTGCTGCGTTTGAAAGA CATGTTGATGGCAGCTTCTCTGTCAAGCCCCTGAAACAGAAGCAAATT GTCGACCGTGTGAGCTACCTGCTCCAGGAGATCTACGGCATTGAGAACAAGAATAACCAGGAAACAAAG ccgtCAGACGACGAGAACAGCGACAACAGCAACGAGTGCGTGGTGTGTCTCTCGGATCTGCGCGACACACTCATCCTCCCCTGCAGGCACCTGTGTCTGTGCAACTCCTGCGCCGACACGCTCCGTTACCAGGCCAACAACTGTCCAATATGCCGACTGC CGTTCCGAGCCTTGCTGCAGATCCGAGCGGTGCGGAAGAAACCCGGAGCACTGTCGCCCGTTTCCTTCAGCCCCGTGCTGGCCCAGACGATGGACCACGACGAGCACTCC cagaGCTCCGACTCGGTGCCCCCGGGCTTCGAGCCCATCTCCCTGCTGGAGGCGCTGAACGGCCTGCGGTCCATCTCGCCCGCCAACCCGTCCGCCCCGCTCTACGACGACATCAACTtttccggcggcggcggcggcggtgaaaGCCGAGCCCTCAGCTCCCCGGAGCATCTCAGCGACAGCGGCAGTCTGCAGAAGAGCAAAGTCAGCAAGTCCCCAGACAG CACCTTGAGGTCCCCGTCCTCTCCCATccaagaggaggacgaggagaagcTGTCGGAGATGTCCGACGCCCAGCCCAACCCGCTGCTGTCCAGCAGTCCCGCTCCAACCGAG GCCACGGGCGTGGAGGATGTGGCCGAGTCGCTGTCCCCGGACGACG aggaggaggaggaagaggaggaagaggaggaggaggagcggcctCACTCCCGAGAGGAGATCCTCCAGGACTGCATCAGCGAACACAGTAGCCTGACCAAGACGGAGAGCGACCCGCCCGGAGACCTCTCCCTGCCAG GTTACTCTCTAACAACGCATGCAAAAGTCACGGTGTACTCTACTGTGCAGACATTTGCTGCAAAATTCACATCCTATTGTCAGCTTCCAGCAGCAGACAACCTCCAATGGTTTGGCCTAACACCTGCAA gttCGTCCGAGTCCACGGAGAGCCTGAAGAGCCAGAGCACGAACTGCTCCAGCCAGCCGCTCCTCTCGTCTCCCAGGAACAGCTTCCACTTGGAGGACGAGCACCACTGA
- the mgrn1b gene encoding E3 ubiquitin-protein ligase MGRN1b isoform X1, producing MGSILSRRIAGVEDIDIQANSAYRFPPKSGNYFASHFFMGGEKFDTPHPEGYLFGENMDLNFLGNRPVQFPYVTPAPHEPVKTLRSLVNIRKDSLRLVRYKDDADSPTEEEAKPKVLYGVEFTFDADARVAITLYCQAFEEFSNGMAAYNPKSPLLVSETVHYKRGVSQQFSMPSFKIDFSDWKEEDLNFDLDRGVFPMVIQAVVDEGDDCLGHAHVLLAAFERHVDGSFSVKPLKQKQIVDRVSYLLQEIYGIENKNNQETKPSDDENSDNSNECVVCLSDLRDTLILPCRHLCLCNSCADTLRYQANNCPICRLPFRALLQIRAVRKKPGALSPVSFSPVLAQTMDHDEHSQSSDSVPPGFEPISLLEALNGLRSISPANPSAPLYDDINFSGGGGGGESRALSSPEHLSDSGSLQKSKVSKSPDSSTLRSPSSPIQEEDEEKLSEMSDAQPNPLLSSSPAPTEATGVEDVAESLSPDDEEEEEEEEEEEEERPHSREEILQDCISEHSSLTKTESDPPGDLSLPGYSLTTHAKVTVYSTVQTFAAKFTSYCQLPAADNLQWFGLTPASSSESTESLKSQSTNCSSQPLLSSPRNSFHLEDEHH from the exons ATGGGGTCCATCCTGAGTCGTAGAATCGCCGGAGTTGAGGATATAGATATCCAAGCCAATTCGGCATACCGATTTCCACCTAAATCAG GGAATTATTTTGCCAGCCATTTCTTCATGGGAGGGGAGAAATTCGACACACCACATCCAGAAGGCTACCTTTTTGGAGAGAACATGGACCTCAATTTCCTTGGAAACAGGCCTGTGCAG TTTCCATACGTTACCCCAGCTCCTCATGAgccggtgaaaactctacgcaGTCTGGTCAACATCAGGAAGGATTCTCTGCGTTTAGTCAG GTACAAAGATGATGCGGATTcgcccacggaggaggaggcaaaGCCCAAGGTGCTTTATGGCGTGGAGTTCACCTTCGACGCTGATGCCCGTGTCGCCATCACGCTGTACTGCCAGGCCTTTGAGGAGTTCTCCAACGGGATGGCCGC GTACAACCCAAAGAGTCCGCTTCTGGTGTCCGAAACTGTACACTACAAACGAGGCGTGAGCCAGCAGTTCTCCATGCCGTCTTTCAAAATAGACTTCAGCGATTGGAAAGAAGAAGAT CTGAACTTTGACCTAGACCGGGGTGTATTTCCAATGGTCATCCAGGCAGTGGTGGATGAAGGGGATG ATTGCTTGGGCCATGCCCATGTACTCCTTGCTGCGTTTGAAAGA CATGTTGATGGCAGCTTCTCTGTCAAGCCCCTGAAACAGAAGCAAATT GTCGACCGTGTGAGCTACCTGCTCCAGGAGATCTACGGCATTGAGAACAAGAATAACCAGGAAACAAAG ccgtCAGACGACGAGAACAGCGACAACAGCAACGAGTGCGTGGTGTGTCTCTCGGATCTGCGCGACACACTCATCCTCCCCTGCAGGCACCTGTGTCTGTGCAACTCCTGCGCCGACACGCTCCGTTACCAGGCCAACAACTGTCCAATATGCCGACTGC CGTTCCGAGCCTTGCTGCAGATCCGAGCGGTGCGGAAGAAACCCGGAGCACTGTCGCCCGTTTCCTTCAGCCCCGTGCTGGCCCAGACGATGGACCACGACGAGCACTCC cagaGCTCCGACTCGGTGCCCCCGGGCTTCGAGCCCATCTCCCTGCTGGAGGCGCTGAACGGCCTGCGGTCCATCTCGCCCGCCAACCCGTCCGCCCCGCTCTACGACGACATCAACTtttccggcggcggcggcggcggtgaaaGCCGAGCCCTCAGCTCCCCGGAGCATCTCAGCGACAGCGGCAGTCTGCAGAAGAGCAAAGTCAGCAAGTCCCCAGACAG caGCACCTTGAGGTCCCCGTCCTCTCCCATccaagaggaggacgaggagaagcTGTCGGAGATGTCCGACGCCCAGCCCAACCCGCTGCTGTCCAGCAGTCCCGCTCCAACCGAG GCCACGGGCGTGGAGGATGTGGCCGAGTCGCTGTCCCCGGACGACG aggaggaggaggaagaggaggaagaggaggaggaggagcggcctCACTCCCGAGAGGAGATCCTCCAGGACTGCATCAGCGAACACAGTAGCCTGACCAAGACGGAGAGCGACCCGCCCGGAGACCTCTCCCTGCCAG GTTACTCTCTAACAACGCATGCAAAAGTCACGGTGTACTCTACTGTGCAGACATTTGCTGCAAAATTCACATCCTATTGTCAGCTTCCAGCAGCAGACAACCTCCAATGGTTTGGCCTAACACCTGCAA gttCGTCCGAGTCCACGGAGAGCCTGAAGAGCCAGAGCACGAACTGCTCCAGCCAGCCGCTCCTCTCGTCTCCCAGGAACAGCTTCCACTTGGAGGACGAGCACCACTGA
- the mgrn1b gene encoding E3 ubiquitin-protein ligase MGRN1b isoform X6, translating to MGSILSRRIAGVEDIDIQANSAYRFPPKSGNYFASHFFMGGEKFDTPHPEGYLFGENMDLNFLGNRPVQFPYVTPAPHEPVKTLRSLVNIRKDSLRLVRYKDDADSPTEEEAKPKVLYGVEFTFDADARVAITLYCQAFEEFSNGMAAYNPKSPLLVSETVHYKRGVSQQFSMPSFKIDFSDWKEEDLNFDLDRGVFPMVIQAVVDEGDDCLGHAHVLLAAFERHVDGSFSVKPLKQKQIVDRVSYLLQEIYGIENKNNQETKPSDDENSDNSNECVVCLSDLRDTLILPCRHLCLCNSCADTLRYQANNCPICRLPFRALLQIRAVRKKPGALSPVSFSPVLAQTMDHDEHSSSDSVPPGFEPISLLEALNGLRSISPANPSAPLYDDINFSGGGGGGESRALSSPEHLSDSGSLQKSKVSKSPDSSTLRSPSSPIQEEDEEKLSEMSDAQPNPLLSSSPAPTEATGVEDVAESLSPDDEEEEEEEEEEEEERPHSREEILQDCISEHSSLTKTESDPPGDLSLPGSSESTESLKSQSTNCSSQPLLSSPRNSFHLEDEHH from the exons ATGGGGTCCATCCTGAGTCGTAGAATCGCCGGAGTTGAGGATATAGATATCCAAGCCAATTCGGCATACCGATTTCCACCTAAATCAG GGAATTATTTTGCCAGCCATTTCTTCATGGGAGGGGAGAAATTCGACACACCACATCCAGAAGGCTACCTTTTTGGAGAGAACATGGACCTCAATTTCCTTGGAAACAGGCCTGTGCAG TTTCCATACGTTACCCCAGCTCCTCATGAgccggtgaaaactctacgcaGTCTGGTCAACATCAGGAAGGATTCTCTGCGTTTAGTCAG GTACAAAGATGATGCGGATTcgcccacggaggaggaggcaaaGCCCAAGGTGCTTTATGGCGTGGAGTTCACCTTCGACGCTGATGCCCGTGTCGCCATCACGCTGTACTGCCAGGCCTTTGAGGAGTTCTCCAACGGGATGGCCGC GTACAACCCAAAGAGTCCGCTTCTGGTGTCCGAAACTGTACACTACAAACGAGGCGTGAGCCAGCAGTTCTCCATGCCGTCTTTCAAAATAGACTTCAGCGATTGGAAAGAAGAAGAT CTGAACTTTGACCTAGACCGGGGTGTATTTCCAATGGTCATCCAGGCAGTGGTGGATGAAGGGGATG ATTGCTTGGGCCATGCCCATGTACTCCTTGCTGCGTTTGAAAGA CATGTTGATGGCAGCTTCTCTGTCAAGCCCCTGAAACAGAAGCAAATT GTCGACCGTGTGAGCTACCTGCTCCAGGAGATCTACGGCATTGAGAACAAGAATAACCAGGAAACAAAG ccgtCAGACGACGAGAACAGCGACAACAGCAACGAGTGCGTGGTGTGTCTCTCGGATCTGCGCGACACACTCATCCTCCCCTGCAGGCACCTGTGTCTGTGCAACTCCTGCGCCGACACGCTCCGTTACCAGGCCAACAACTGTCCAATATGCCGACTGC CGTTCCGAGCCTTGCTGCAGATCCGAGCGGTGCGGAAGAAACCCGGAGCACTGTCGCCCGTTTCCTTCAGCCCCGTGCTGGCCCAGACGATGGACCACGACGAGCACTCC aGCTCCGACTCGGTGCCCCCGGGCTTCGAGCCCATCTCCCTGCTGGAGGCGCTGAACGGCCTGCGGTCCATCTCGCCCGCCAACCCGTCCGCCCCGCTCTACGACGACATCAACTtttccggcggcggcggcggcggtgaaaGCCGAGCCCTCAGCTCCCCGGAGCATCTCAGCGACAGCGGCAGTCTGCAGAAGAGCAAAGTCAGCAAGTCCCCAGACAG caGCACCTTGAGGTCCCCGTCCTCTCCCATccaagaggaggacgaggagaagcTGTCGGAGATGTCCGACGCCCAGCCCAACCCGCTGCTGTCCAGCAGTCCCGCTCCAACCGAG GCCACGGGCGTGGAGGATGTGGCCGAGTCGCTGTCCCCGGACGACG aggaggaggaggaagaggaggaagaggaggaggaggagcggcctCACTCCCGAGAGGAGATCCTCCAGGACTGCATCAGCGAACACAGTAGCCTGACCAAGACGGAGAGCGACCCGCCCGGAGACCTCTCCCTGCCAG gttCGTCCGAGTCCACGGAGAGCCTGAAGAGCCAGAGCACGAACTGCTCCAGCCAGCCGCTCCTCTCGTCTCCCAGGAACAGCTTCCACTTGGAGGACGAGCACCACTGA
- the mgrn1b gene encoding E3 ubiquitin-protein ligase MGRN1b isoform X8 — translation MGSILSRRIAGVEDIDIQANSAYRFPPKSGNYFASHFFMGGEKFDTPHPEGYLFGENMDLNFLGNRPVQFPYVTPAPHEPVKTLRSLVNIRKDSLRLVRYKDDADSPTEEEAKPKVLYGVEFTFDADARVAITLYCQAFEEFSNGMAAYNPKSPLLVSETVHYKRGVSQQFSMPSFKIDFSDWKEEDLNFDLDRGVFPMVIQAVVDEGDDCLGHAHVLLAAFERHVDGSFSVKPLKQKQIVDRVSYLLQEIYGIENKNNQETKPSDDENSDNSNECVVCLSDLRDTLILPCRHLCLCNSCADTLRYQANNCPICRLPFRALLQIRAVRKKPGALSPVSFSPVLAQTMDHDEHSSSDSVPPGFEPISLLEALNGLRSISPANPSAPLYDDINFSGGGGGGESRALSSPEHLSDSGSLQKSKVSKSPDSTLRSPSSPIQEEDEEKLSEMSDAQPNPLLSSSPAPTEATGVEDVAESLSPDDEEEEEEEEEEEEERPHSREEILQDCISEHSSLTKTESDPPGDLSLPGSSESTESLKSQSTNCSSQPLLSSPRNSFHLEDEHH, via the exons ATGGGGTCCATCCTGAGTCGTAGAATCGCCGGAGTTGAGGATATAGATATCCAAGCCAATTCGGCATACCGATTTCCACCTAAATCAG GGAATTATTTTGCCAGCCATTTCTTCATGGGAGGGGAGAAATTCGACACACCACATCCAGAAGGCTACCTTTTTGGAGAGAACATGGACCTCAATTTCCTTGGAAACAGGCCTGTGCAG TTTCCATACGTTACCCCAGCTCCTCATGAgccggtgaaaactctacgcaGTCTGGTCAACATCAGGAAGGATTCTCTGCGTTTAGTCAG GTACAAAGATGATGCGGATTcgcccacggaggaggaggcaaaGCCCAAGGTGCTTTATGGCGTGGAGTTCACCTTCGACGCTGATGCCCGTGTCGCCATCACGCTGTACTGCCAGGCCTTTGAGGAGTTCTCCAACGGGATGGCCGC GTACAACCCAAAGAGTCCGCTTCTGGTGTCCGAAACTGTACACTACAAACGAGGCGTGAGCCAGCAGTTCTCCATGCCGTCTTTCAAAATAGACTTCAGCGATTGGAAAGAAGAAGAT CTGAACTTTGACCTAGACCGGGGTGTATTTCCAATGGTCATCCAGGCAGTGGTGGATGAAGGGGATG ATTGCTTGGGCCATGCCCATGTACTCCTTGCTGCGTTTGAAAGA CATGTTGATGGCAGCTTCTCTGTCAAGCCCCTGAAACAGAAGCAAATT GTCGACCGTGTGAGCTACCTGCTCCAGGAGATCTACGGCATTGAGAACAAGAATAACCAGGAAACAAAG ccgtCAGACGACGAGAACAGCGACAACAGCAACGAGTGCGTGGTGTGTCTCTCGGATCTGCGCGACACACTCATCCTCCCCTGCAGGCACCTGTGTCTGTGCAACTCCTGCGCCGACACGCTCCGTTACCAGGCCAACAACTGTCCAATATGCCGACTGC CGTTCCGAGCCTTGCTGCAGATCCGAGCGGTGCGGAAGAAACCCGGAGCACTGTCGCCCGTTTCCTTCAGCCCCGTGCTGGCCCAGACGATGGACCACGACGAGCACTCC aGCTCCGACTCGGTGCCCCCGGGCTTCGAGCCCATCTCCCTGCTGGAGGCGCTGAACGGCCTGCGGTCCATCTCGCCCGCCAACCCGTCCGCCCCGCTCTACGACGACATCAACTtttccggcggcggcggcggcggtgaaaGCCGAGCCCTCAGCTCCCCGGAGCATCTCAGCGACAGCGGCAGTCTGCAGAAGAGCAAAGTCAGCAAGTCCCCAGACAG CACCTTGAGGTCCCCGTCCTCTCCCATccaagaggaggacgaggagaagcTGTCGGAGATGTCCGACGCCCAGCCCAACCCGCTGCTGTCCAGCAGTCCCGCTCCAACCGAG GCCACGGGCGTGGAGGATGTGGCCGAGTCGCTGTCCCCGGACGACG aggaggaggaggaagaggaggaagaggaggaggaggagcggcctCACTCCCGAGAGGAGATCCTCCAGGACTGCATCAGCGAACACAGTAGCCTGACCAAGACGGAGAGCGACCCGCCCGGAGACCTCTCCCTGCCAG gttCGTCCGAGTCCACGGAGAGCCTGAAGAGCCAGAGCACGAACTGCTCCAGCCAGCCGCTCCTCTCGTCTCCCAGGAACAGCTTCCACTTGGAGGACGAGCACCACTGA